The genomic region ATCTACAACGCGCTGTACGGCGTCTCCGAGGACGGCGACATCGACTCCAAGAAGGCCCTGCTGCCCACCCCGGAGAAGGCCCTGCCGAAGGTCAAGACCGACGGCACCATCGCCTCCCCGAAGATCCCCAAGGACCCGGCCAAGGACCAGCAGGCGAAGAAGAAGGACCCGAACGCCCCGGCCGACCCGCTCCAGCCGGCGACGACGGCCCCGCCGACGCCGGAGAACCGTGACACCCGAAGGCGCCGGCGCCGGCGGGGAAGCCGGAGGTTGCCGACATGACCGGCGGTGTGAACAGCTTCCAGGTCTCCGGCTACGGCCCCGAGCGCTCCGGCTGGACCCGGCTCCTCGCCCGCGACTCGGTGGCGCGGCGGCTCGACTGGCCGATCCTGCTGTCCGCGATGGCCCTGTCGCTGCTCGGCACGCTCCTCGTCTACTCGGCGACGCGCAACCGGACGGAGCTCAACCAGGGCGATCCCTACTACTTCCTCATCCGGCACCTGCTCAACACCGGCATCGGCCTCGCCCTGATGGCCGGCACGATCTGGCTCGGCCACCGCGGCCTGCGCACGGCCGTGCCGGTCCTGTACGGCCTCTCGGTCCTGCTGATCCTCTTGGTGCTCACGCCGCTGGGCTCCACGATCAACGGCGCCCACTCCTGGATCAAGCTCCCCGGCGGCTTCTCCCTCCAGCCGTCGGAGTTCGTGAAGGTCACGATCATCCTCGGCATGGCGATGCTGCTGGCGGCCAGAGTCGACGCCGGCGACAGGCAGTACCCCGACCACCGCACGGTCATGCAGGCACTGGGGCTGGCCGCCGTACCCATGCTGATCGTGATGCTCATGCCCGACCTCGGGTCGGTCATGGTCATGGTCATCATCGTGCTCGGTGTGCTGCTCGCCTCCGGTGCCTCCAACCGCTGGGTGTTCGGACTGCTCGGCGCGGGCGCGATCGGCGCGATCACCGTCTGGCAGATCGGGGTGCTCGACGACTACCAGATCGCCCGCTTCGCTGCCTTCGCCAACCCCGAGCTCGACCCGGCCGGCGTCGGCTACAACACCAACCAGGCCCGCATCGCCATCGGCTCCGGCGGCCTGACCGGCTCCGGCCTCTTCCACGGCTCGCAGACCACCGGCCAGTTCGTGCCCGAGCAGCAGACGGACTTCGTCTTCACGGTGGCGGGGGAGGAGCTGGGCTTCATCG from Streptomyces chartreusis NRRL 3882 harbors:
- the rodA gene encoding rod shape-determining protein RodA; translated protein: MTGGVNSFQVSGYGPERSGWTRLLARDSVARRLDWPILLSAMALSLLGTLLVYSATRNRTELNQGDPYYFLIRHLLNTGIGLALMAGTIWLGHRGLRTAVPVLYGLSVLLILLVLTPLGSTINGAHSWIKLPGGFSLQPSEFVKVTIILGMAMLLAARVDAGDRQYPDHRTVMQALGLAAVPMLIVMLMPDLGSVMVMVIIVLGVLLASGASNRWVFGLLGAGAIGAITVWQIGVLDDYQIARFAAFANPELDPAGVGYNTNQARIAIGSGGLTGSGLFHGSQTTGQFVPEQQTDFVFTVAGEELGFIGGGLIIVLLGIVLWRACRIARETTDLYGTIVAAGIVAWFAFQTFENVGMTLGIMPVTGLPLPFVSYGGSSMFAVWIAVGLLQSIRVQRPMSA